The genomic segment CTGTTGAGTGTGAAACTTCCTTGGGATAAAAATAAGAACTCTGAAAGTGCTGAGGCTGCAGGCCAAGGCGTCAGCTCAGCCACCGAATCAATCGCTGCAGAACCTGCACAACAGGACCTGCCAAAGGGGTATACTGCTCCAAAGGGACGTCCCACCCCAAAGCGTCGTGAGGTTGAGCTGGAGCGTGGAATCGTTGGAGGCCAGTCGCTTGCGCCTTCCGATACTTACGCGCAGCAGCGTCAGAAGCGTAAAGAATTTAAGGCTTCTATGACTAAGGAAGAGTTCAAGGCGTATAAGCAAAAAGAGCGTGATGCTCGTCTTAAACGTCAGCGTGATACTCAAGCTGCAATGGATCGTGGTGAAGAAGCTTATTTGATGGATCGCGATAAGGGCGAGGTTCGTCGTTTTGCTCGCGATTGGGTCGATTCTCGTCGTTTCCTTTCCAACTTCGTCATGCCTGTGGCTATTGCACTGTTGGTCGTCATGTTGATCGGTAACTTCAATCCTGAATTCGCAGCTACTGCTTCCATGGTGGCTATGGTCTTGATGTTGGGCTTCCTGATCGAGGGCATCACTACTGGTCGTCGTGTCAATAAGGCTGCTCGTGCGCAGTTCCCTGACTCTACTGAGACTGGTTTTGGTCTTGGTTACTACGCCTACTCACGTTCTGTGCAGCCTCGCAAATGGCGCACCCCTCGTGCACGCGTTGAAATCGGTGCCGAAGTTTAGCGCATGCGCACTTTAGTTCTTGGCGGGGCTAGATCAGGCAAGTCTGTTTTTGCAGAATCACTTGTTGGATCTGGCCCCGTTTTGTATGTGGCTACGGCTAGATCTTTTGGCGATGATAAAGAGTTTTCGCAGCGCATCGCGATACATGCACAGCGCCGTCCTGCCTCTTGGTTGGTCAACGATGAGGAAGACGTCGAAAAGCTTCTTACCAGCCCGCCTGCAATGCCGGTGCTTGTCGATGACCTCGGCACCTGGCTCACCCATGCGACGGACCAATGCGGCGCGCAAGCATGGGAGGCACCTTCAGCGCCGCTTGATGCCAAAATCGAAGCGCTTATCGACGCCATCCGGCACTTTCCTGGCGATGATCTAGTAATCGTTTCTCCCGAAGTTGGTATGGGAATTATTCCGGAATTTAAGTCCGGCAGGATTTTTCGCGATCGAATTGGCACACTTAATCAGCAGATCGCAGAGATTTGCGAGAGGGTTGTCTTCGTAGTGGCTGGTCTGCCGCTAGAGTTAAAAACGTTCTAAATGACAGTCGGTTGAAGGAGTTATTAATGGTTCCAGCAGAGCTTTTTGCGCGTGTGGAATTTCCTGATCATAAGATCCTAGCCAAGGCGAAGGAATTCCAAGGCTCCTTGACCAAGCCTCCTGGATCTTTAGGGAAATTAGAAGAGCTTGGCTGCTTCATTTCTGCCTGCCAAGGACAAGTTCCCCCACGGCCTCTCAATAACTCAAAAATCGTGGTTTTTGCTGGTGATCACGGTGTGGCTGCCAAAGGGGTATCCGCATACCCATCTTCCGTGAGCCTTCAAATGGCCGAGAATATTACCGCTGGTGGCGCTGCTATCAACGTAATGGCCCGCGCTGCTGGTGCATCTGTTCGCTTGGTTGATGTCTCCTTAGATCATGAAGCATGGGGCGATGAACGCGTTGCTCGCTCTTGTGGCTCCATCGACGTTGAAGATGCCATGACGCAAGAACAAGTGGAACGTGCATTAGAGATCGGTAAGCGCATTGCTGATCAAGAAGTTGATGCTGGTGCCGATATCCTTATCCCAGGCGATTTAGGCATTGGCAATACCACACCTGCTGCCACTTTGATCGGCATGTTTACCTTGGCTGAACCAGTAGTAGTTATCGGGCGCGGCACCGGCATTGATGACGAAGGCTGGAAGCTCAAGGTCTCCGCGATTCGTGATGCCATGTTCCGTGCACGCGACTTCCGCCAAGATCCCATCGCCATCGCTCGCATGATCTCCTCACCAGATCTCGCAGCCATGGCAGGTTTCATTGCACAGGCTTCGGTGCGCAGAACTCCAGTGCTTCTCGACGGCGTCGTAGTCACCTCTGCAGCCTTGCTTGCAAACAAACTCGCACCTGGTGCCCGCCGCTGGTTTATTGCCGGTCACCGCTCTACAGAACCTGCGCACTCCATCGCTTTAGATGCACTCGCACTGACCCCAATTTTAGAGTTCAACATGGCTCTTGGCGAAGGCTCCGGCGGTGCTGCTGCCCTACCATTAGTCAAAATTGCAGTGGATTTGATGACTGATATGTCCACCATGGATGACGCAGGCGTTGATGGCCCTGTTGAATCAGAGCACAGCGTAGAAACCTCCTAGTTCAGCACCACCTTATGTCTGGCAAAGCTGGTTTTTCCCCTTCGCATTCAGATGACCGCCATGGCTTCGCCCCAGTCGAAGGCATCTGCACAGCGCTCAATTGGATGAGTATCCTACCCATCCCCGGTGCCACCGTATTTGATCGATTAACTGGTGCCCGAGTGATGGCTGCACTACCAATTGTGGGGCTTGTCTTTGGCATGTGCACTGCCCTGTTATTAGCGGCCATTGGCCCTATTTCAGGCGCGCTTTCCGCTGATGCACTACTGGTTGCGGTACTCATCGTTGCTATGTGGGAATTGCTCAATAGGTTTATGCACCTTGATGGCTTGGCGGACGTTGCCGACGCCTTAGGTTCTTATGCAGC from the Corynebacterium crudilactis genome contains:
- a CDS encoding DUF3043 domain-containing protein — protein: MKLPWDKNKNSESAEAAGQGVSSATESIAAEPAQQDLPKGYTAPKGRPTPKRREVELERGIVGGQSLAPSDTYAQQRQKRKEFKASMTKEEFKAYKQKERDARLKRQRDTQAAMDRGEEAYLMDRDKGEVRRFARDWVDSRRFLSNFVMPVAIALLVVMLIGNFNPEFAATASMVAMVLMLGFLIEGITTGRRVNKAARAQFPDSTETGFGLGYYAYSRSVQPRKWRTPRARVEIGAEV
- a CDS encoding bifunctional adenosylcobinamide kinase/adenosylcobinamide-phosphate guanylyltransferase, with translation MRTLVLGGARSGKSVFAESLVGSGPVLYVATARSFGDDKEFSQRIAIHAQRRPASWLVNDEEDVEKLLTSPPAMPVLVDDLGTWLTHATDQCGAQAWEAPSAPLDAKIEALIDAIRHFPGDDLVIVSPEVGMGIIPEFKSGRIFRDRIGTLNQQIAEICERVVFVVAGLPLELKTF
- the cobT gene encoding nicotinate-nucleotide--dimethylbenzimidazole phosphoribosyltransferase — protein: MVPAELFARVEFPDHKILAKAKEFQGSLTKPPGSLGKLEELGCFISACQGQVPPRPLNNSKIVVFAGDHGVAAKGVSAYPSSVSLQMAENITAGGAAINVMARAAGASVRLVDVSLDHEAWGDERVARSCGSIDVEDAMTQEQVERALEIGKRIADQEVDAGADILIPGDLGIGNTTPAATLIGMFTLAEPVVVIGRGTGIDDEGWKLKVSAIRDAMFRARDFRQDPIAIARMISSPDLAAMAGFIAQASVRRTPVLLDGVVVTSAALLANKLAPGARRWFIAGHRSTEPAHSIALDALALTPILEFNMALGEGSGGAAALPLVKIAVDLMTDMSTMDDAGVDGPVESEHSVETS